The sequence GCCAGGATCAAATTGTTAGCTCCAAAGGCAAACACATTCGGAGAAGTTCTTTTGGTTAACTGACGTGGGTgacaaaataaattcattagTCACGAAATGAGAGTTTAATCTCAGCTTATCATAATAATCTCATCAAGAAACTGGGGATAAACCAATTATACAGCACCCAAACTATTGGTATATGAGCTTAAAAGAAGCAAATTCACAtgaacaagaaataaaaaaattcacacaagACATCAATTGTTGGGGAGATAACACCTTGGGAAGCCTCcaattgagtagttaatatTTCACATAGTTTAGCCAACTAGTCAACTACATGCTTACATCCAAGGTCGATGATAATCAAAATCTATTGTCAGCAATATGGACTAcaaatacatgactaactctCACAAATAAAACTCACAGACTCTCACAAACAATACTCACAACCTTCACAAACTCAAACACTCTCAAAACCTCTCACAAACATGACTGACCCAAATcccaaaacatcaaaaataaacTCTCAATATGAAACTCACAAACAAGACACTCACAATCCCAAAGTCCCAATAGTGTTGGTTTAAACAATAACAAACTCTTAACTCACAAATGCAGGTATCATTCAACCTCAAAAGAACTACCAACTCTTGAAAAACCCATGCTATGTTCTTCTATGAGTCTTTTCCTTGCCCTATACAGGAGCCCTCATAGGCTAAAGCCACCAAACCCTTTGTAACACTGTCTATGAATCAGACTTCAACATTTACTCCTTGATGGACTAGCAATACCTTCCCTAGTGGACAACGGATACTATTGCTTCTTGAACAAAGAGTAGACTTTCCTTCAActcaaagaaaacccaaaccaaTTCAAAATAGGAATATGAGGCAATTTCTAACACAAATACTTAGACACGATATCTCATATGTGAGGGCCTAATAACTTGAGAGACCAATTGACGCAACAAGGAAAAAGTAATTAGATTCTATATTGAATGATATAAACATTATCAAGTTTTGCATTTAGTGTTTAGAATATAAAAcagagaaatttaaaattttattctagatAATGTAAAGGATTATGTCTCATAAGTAACACTCACAGATGCTTCTGTCTCATGGCCAAAATTTTGGAAGGGATAAAATTCCTTATCTTTGAATATTAAGATATAATAAACAGTGGATCGGATTCTTGGTCTCATATATAGAACATCTGGTAAATGTGCTAGTCATCAAGTGCAGagggaagaaagaaaacattcaaagaaataaaagtatAGAAAAAAGCTTGTAGGACCCACAAAATAACTGTTTGCATGAATTAATGATGGTCAAGTGAAGCAGAAGAACAAGAGACTTGaggagacttttttttttttttgtggaggtgggagaaaagggggggggggggggggtgtttaaGGAAAGAGACATTTTTTTAACTGTCTTTCATTTTCAATCTTCTAATAAAACTTTAAGTCCACAGCGAGCTACTTGAGTTAGACTCTTATAAATCAAAGGAAGATAAGGGTGGCCTAAATCAACATTCTTGTAGCCCAGGTTCTAGCATGGTGATCTTTTCAAATGGATACAAAAATTGTAAACCATACATAAACTCTTAACTTTAAGAGGCAGCCTTACTGACATGTTTACTCATATTTTTGGATTGTAAGCTTCAGTTTATGGCCACtttaatatatatgaaatttcaaattttttggaaatatcatttttaaaagTTGAATCCAAATCAGATCAGACAATTGAAATTAAAAGCTCATGACACTTCAAATCAGATCAGACAAGAAGCCGTTTAACTGGGGCCAAAGTTGATGCAACTCTTTCActcaatatatttgatttttaaatgtcaGGTCAGAGATACTGAAATATTCTTAGAATCCTCTTGCACCATGCAATCATTGGAACAGAACACAAACAAATAGAAACAGATGAGGTTACCACCTTGGATGTGGATTGCCTTTGACCACCTTTTGTCCATACTTCCGCCACCTATAGCCATCATCTAAAAGATCAACTTCACTTCTTGTTTGCACAATGATTTTTGGTTCTGTCACAGTCTTGTGCGACAAAGGTACCTCAGATGTCCCAGCATCTGTCATCCTGCACtccaaggtaaaaaaaaaaatttcaaaaatcacaaaaagcaaaaaggGGTAAAAGAATGAATATGTACAATAATAGGTTGGGAACATGCCTTCTCTTTGGATTTGGCTCATTACCACCCCCCTCTTCTCTTGTTTCTGCATCACCTTCCTCCTCACTGTCACTTGATCCAGTTAACTGAGTGGGTGCTGTTTGAGTAGATTCTTGATCCCTCTCAGGAACTGAATAAGCTGGTACCACTTGACTCGACTTGTTCCAATTTCCAGCCTGATTTTGCAAACCCAGATCTGACTTAGCTTGAGAATTTGTATTTCCACTTAGATCACTACCTTCTTTTGCACGCTTATTGGGTTGAGGCAGTTCATGATTATGCTGTCCTTTGTAGATAATTTCAGTTATTTGTCCTTCAAGAGAACGCTCAACCTTTTTTTTGACAGGACAATTCAGATGTGTACATTTGTAGTAGCTTCGTGGAAATTCACTGCCCTTAACCTGTTTCTGCCCATATTTACGCCAGTTGTAGCCATCATTGGTAGGCTTATCAACAGCAATGGTAGGCTGGTATTTCCTATCAGAATGTGAGGCCTCTGATTGTTCCATCATGGAATTTCTGGGGTCTGATGTTGAGGGTACCATCTGCTGTCGTGAAGCTTCACTTATAGTAAAGGATGGATTATGCGTCAATGACTCTGTAGAAGCTGCTAGTGTAGAAGGTTGAAATTCAGCTTGCATGTTCATGTGAGATTGGACTAGTGCAGCTTGAGCTGTAACCTGTGCCAAGGCCTGCTGGTGGGACATTCCAAAGGGGCTCTGCATGGATTTTGCAGAACAAAAATAAGCCACAAGAAAATTAGATGGTAGTGTAATAATCCATGAAGTTCTCACTCCTCATCATAATATCCAACTTGTCTTATAAGGAATTACAGACCAAACCAaactttcatttttcaaaaatccaacAATGCATGAATAGCTTAGTATAATTACACTATCAGCCATCCATCCTTAACTATTGGCTCATTTGTGATGTCTATATTAAACTTCAAACTCTTGCATTCCACAACAGATTCAAGATTAACTTGCAAAGTcgtttctcaccaaaaaaaaaaaaaaaacttgcaaagtCCACCACACCATTCAAAATTAgtgtcaaaattaataaattagtgGACCCGTTGAATGGTGGAATGCACCAATAtgtcaaaattaatattacttCCCATTAATTTACAATATCCACCCTAATCAACCCAATAGTTTGTTAATTTAACACTGATTTTGGATAATGGACAGACATTACACATTAATCTTCAATCAAAGAATAGATTGCAAGATCTTATAGTTTAGGGTGAAAATTGCAAATAACAAAGTTTAGGGTGGAGAGCTACAATTAAACCTCAATAAAATCACGATTAATTCATATCATTAATAGTTCCTAAGTTATAATTTatcatttcactttttcataaaattcactattattattattattcaaaattccataatttttccaaaaatacattttcaccTAGTCCAACCCCTCAaaatttcaagtaaaaaaaagttctCCCCATGCTTGACACAACAAGGAAATGCCTCCTCAATAAATAGTTGTAGCCACCACAAGCTGAATCAAACGTTAATTAGAGAAAGGAACTGAAAGAAATTGATCCAGCACATGGGAAACAGGTATACTTCTTTGCTTACAGGCACAATAGCATGAATCTTACACAATATCCCCAAATGAGATAATCTAAGTGCCTCTTGCTTGTCCCATGGAATTTGAATTGCTTCGATGTGATTTACATTGTTGGAAAGCAAGATTTGAAAACCTTATCCCTTTACCACCAAAGCATCAAACTTAAACACCCTCTAGTTTCAAAAATGAATCTATTCCAGTTATAGTTCAAACCCCTCACCATATATGCATATTATTCACAATCTTAAAATCTCAATAAAAGTGGCTCTTTCTTCAAAACAAGCATTATGCAAACTCCATAATTTCACTTTTCCTAGAATCAGAAACCATCAAATTAATACAGAatcaacaaaaacatgttaCTCACAATCTTAAGTATAAAATTCTTAATAAACTACCTTAACACAATGCCAATTCATGAGCTAACAAACGCCAATGCTCCCTCAATGGCAACTTCAACTGCCACCCATACCTTATTCCTTATCTCTCAACCTCAACACTCTAAAACAGGCATTATGCAAACTCCATAGCTACATTTCTCTACTCTCAAAGCCAACAAGAACCAACCCTTACTCCCAAAAGTTTGGGGTCAGCTATGAATCCTCAATAGAAAAGTCAAGGTTCGGCCACGTGTATTCTTTTCTATCATTCTAATCTATCATACGTCCTTACTTGACATGTCATTTCTCAAGAACCGTCAGATTCATATCTTATCCTTAT is a genomic window of Quercus lobata isolate SW786 chromosome 2, ValleyOak3.0 Primary Assembly, whole genome shotgun sequence containing:
- the LOC115976934 gene encoding probable WRKY transcription factor 3, which produces MAKSEDSGRVTAPRPTITLPPRPSMETLFTGGPGASPGPMTLVSSFFSDNYPDSDCRSFSQLLAGAMASPLATPTFFTHKDNSLKDNTSGFKQSRPTNLVVASSPLFTIPPGLSPSGFLNSPGFFSPQSPFGMSHQQALAQVTAQAALVQSHMNMQAEFQPSTLAASTESLTHNPSFTISEASRQQMVPSTSDPRNSMMEQSEASHSDRKYQPTIAVDKPTNDGYNWRKYGQKQVKGSEFPRSYYKCTHLNCPVKKKVERSLEGQITEIIYKGQHNHELPQPNKRAKEGSDLSGNTNSQAKSDLGLQNQAGNWNKSSQVVPAYSVPERDQESTQTAPTQLTGSSDSEEEGDAETREEGGGNEPNPKRRMTDAGTSEVPLSHKTVTEPKIIVQTRSEVDLLDDGYRWRKYGQKVVKGNPHPRSYYKCTSVGCNVRKHVERASTDPKAVITTYEGKHNHDVPAARNSSHNTANRIAPQKVVTEKHPLLKEMNFGSNDQRPVLLQLKEEQITV